Part of the Paenibacillus guangzhouensis genome is shown below.
ACTCCCATCCGTGAAAGAAACACGTTCTAGCTGTCCGTGCTGTCCTTCAAAGGCTGCAATAGGTGTCTGAATCACCCGGATCCCTCTAGACATCAGGAGGTCTTGCTGCTCATCGGATAATATCGTGCGGCCATTCGTGCTTACGATTAGATCTTCGCTCCAGTTATATAGCAATTTAGCGGTATGGAAGATGCCAGCATCCTCAGATATGGCGATCAGAGGCTGATCACGCATCTCCCATGCGTCGCAATATGGGCAGTTAAATATGCTTTTCCCATAAAAATCGTGAAATCCTTCGATAGCGGGGAAGATCTCCTTCAGTCCCGTTGCGATGATCACCTTGCGCGCCTGCAACTGGTTGCCGGAAGACATAACAATGTCGAATCCCTGCCCTGCTGCATGAACATCGGTTACATCAAGCTGCCAATGGTGCACAGACGGATAGCGCAGTACTTCTTCATAGGCCACTCGTCTGAACTCAGCTGGCGCGACATTGTCCCTTGTAATAAATCCATGCGAAGCATGGGTAACGCTATTCCTCGGCTGGTTGTTATCCAGCAGCGCGACACGTCTCCTTGCTCTCCCTAACACTAGCGCCGCATTAAGACCTGCAGGTCCTCCGCCTATAATGGCACAATCATACATCATTAGACTCATCCTTTCTTATATCATCGTTATTAAAGATATATTATGTCTATAATAATCCCAAAAAATAACGATGTCTTACTCAGACAACGTTATTGCTCGGGCAATCTCGAAGAGTTTCCTACGGCGAAGCTCCTGCTCCATCGCTCCTTCAGCAGATACCATCACTTTCTGGATTTCGCATTCTGTATCGTCATGAAGCCCGCAGTGGAACAAGGATGCCGTTCCTTCGATCGCATGAATGACATCAAGGAATGAGATCTCTTCCTTCTTCGCTTTAAGCCGATACCCTCCATTCGCACCGGAAGCCGATTCAATCAACCCTGCCTTAACCAGCTTGGTCAAAATCTTCGACAGGTACGTCGATGAGACGCCCTGCCTATCCGCGAGCTGCGATACACCAACTGGTTTGCCTGGAGCGACAGATATCAACAGCAGCATCGTATGCAGCGCATAGTTCGTTGCCTTGGAGAACTTCATCTTCACACCTCGAATCATAGACTATATCTATCTACAATAACCCTAAAATGAAGATTCGTCAAGATTTGCCGAACTTTACGAGTTTTGATTTTGAACGGTGTTGTCCTGTGATGATGTCTTAACTCAGCATTCCGATGATCGTCCCCCCAACCGCTCCTGCCACGACCACGACCCATGGCGGCAGCTTCCAGAAGACGAGCAACAAGAACAACAGTGATGTGAAGGCAAAATCAACAGGCGTAAGAATGGCCGTCGTCCAGAGCGGATGATATAACGCTGCGAGCAAAATACCGACAACCGCCGCATTGATGCCAATAAAAGCACCCTGCATCTTACGATTTTTACGAATCGTATTCCAGAATGGCAAGGTTCCTGCAATCAATAAAAACGCGGGCAGGAAGATCGCAACCGTTGCCAGCAGTGCTCCGCTTACCCCGCTTTTCATCGCACCTAAATAGCTGGCAAAGGTGAACAATGGACCGGGAACGGCCTGTGCCGCGCCATACCCTGCCAGGAAGTCAGCCTTCGTAATCCAGCCTGTCGGTACGACTTCACGTTCAAGCATTGGAAGGACAACATGTCCTCCTCCAAAAACAAGGGAGCCTGATCGATAGAAGCTATCAAATAGAGATAATCCATCAGCATTCACAATCGGCCTTAGGATAGGCAGAATTATGAGCAATCCGAAGAAGAGCATCAAGCAAATGATCGCTACGCTACGACGAATCGGGATGATGACATCTGTAATCATCGATTGCTCTGTTCTCTGGTAGAGCAGTATCCCCATGATACCTGCAGCAAGGATAATAACGATTTGACTCAGTGCAGTCTGCCATAGAAGTGCTGTCGCCATGGCGATGATCGCGATCGTTGCACGACTGCGGTCTGGCGTTAGCTTCTGCCCCATGCTCCATACGGCCTGTGCCACGATCGCTACAGCGACAAGCTTAAGACCGTGAATCCATCCGGCGTTGCCTACATCCAATCCCTGGATTAAGAAGGCGAAGAGCATCAACATGATAACGGATGGCAAGGTAAATCCAATCCAGGCTACGACTCCTCCGAGCAGGCCGCCTCGCACAAGGCCGATGCCCATGCCGACTTGGCTGCTGGCAGGCCCGGGCAACAACTGACACAATGCAACCAAGTCCGCATAGCTCCGTTCGTCCATCCATTGACGACGACGAACATATTCATCATGGAAGTAACCCAGATGCGCGATTGGCCCTCCAAATGAAGTCAAACCAAGCATCAATGACACCCCGAACACTTCAACCAACCTCTGTAATTTTGATGCTTGATCGTCGTTCCGCGGCGTTTGTTCTACTTCTTTCACGTGTTAATGACCCTCCTTAGCTGTGTAGAGCTTATATAGATATCATTATAGAAGGGAAATATTCGGGGATTGTTAACGTTTCACCTTTCAATTTTGTAAGGCGCATGTAAGTGAATCCAATAGTACCTTGATTCGGGTTGCCTTAAAATGTGGTGTAGTGGAATAGCTGGATTTACGCTGCTGCAAGAGGAGGACCAAGACATCATGAGAACTGGACTAACCGAAGAGCAAGTACGTTTACGAATCAAGCAAGGGCAAGTCAATAAGCAACCACAAGAACCATCCCGAACAATCTGGGAGATCATACGAACCCATTTATTTACAACGTTTAACTTCCTAAATGCGGTGCTAGCCATCGCCGTCTTGATTGCAGGATCCCCGAAAAATGCACTATTCGTTGGTGTGATCCTATTCAATACGTTTATAGGACTGTTCCAGGAATTACGAGCCAAGGCAACGTTAGAGAAACTGTCTGTTCTTCACGTTACACAGGTTCAAGTGTGTCGTAGCGCTCAGGACCGAGCCATCCCAGCAGAAGAACTGGTCATGGATGATATGATGATTCTGAAGCCTGGGGATCGCATCGCTGCAGATGCCATTGTGCTGTCTGATGGTTCACTTGAAGTAGACGAATCCCTGCTTACAGGTGAAGCGGACCCGATTGGCAAGCGTGAAGGATCGCAGATTCTAGCTGGGAGCTTCGTCGTGGCGGGCACGGGTTATGCGAAGGTCAGTAAGGTCGGTGCTGGCACCTATGCAGCGAAGCTCGCCAATGAGGCCAAACGCTTCAAACGGATTAATTCTGAACTGCAAGGCGCAGTAAATAAGCTGTTCAAGTTCATTATGTGGCTCGTCGTCCCCATCGGAGCCATGCTCATTCTGACACAATTGTTCTTTACCCATGCCACTTGGCAGGAAGCTGTCATTGCTGCTGTCTCCGGCATCGTAAGCATGGTTCCGGAAGGATTGGTATTATTAACTAGCGCAACCTTTGTTATGGCGATTGCCAAGCTTGCGAAGCATCATACGCTTGTACAGGAACTGCCTGCGACAGAGGTCCTCGCCCGGGTTGATGTCCTATGTCTTGATAAGACGGGCACCATTACGGAAGGAAATCTGGAGCTTGTGGATGTTGTCCTGCTGGATCATGATCCTGCGGAACGGGTGGATGCTGTATTATCTGGCATTGTGCATGCCTTGCCGAGTATGAATCCAACTCAAGATGCGATTCGGGAAAGGTATAATCAAGCATCTAGCCTTGATGTCATCGATAAAGTCCCCTTCTCCTCAGATAGAAAATGGAGCGGCGCCGCATTCGAATCTGAAGGTGCTTGGGTGCTTGGCGCTCCCGAGATGATCCTAAAAGATGATTATGCTCGAATCCAAAAGGATGTCGAGCGTGAAGCATCGCAAGGCAGACGCGTGCTCGTGCTTGCTCAAGTGGATCATGAAACATTTCAGAACGAGAGGATTCAAGGCGCTCGCGTTGCTGCCCTGCTGCTCATTGCGGATCGCATTCGGGAAGAGGCGCCAGAAGCCTTAGGTTATTTTGCGAAAGAAGGCGTAACGATCAAGGTGATATCAGGAGACAATCCGGTTACCGTTTCTGCAGTTGCGTCTCGAGCTGGTGTGTTTGGCGCGGAGAGGTACATCGATGCTAGAACATTGCCGGAAGATCCGGATCAATTGGCCAGCATCGCTGAAGCATATACGATATTCGGACGTGTGACGCCGCATCAAAAGAAATTACTCGTCCAAGCATTGCAGTCGCGAGGGCATACCGTAGCCATGACGGGGGATGGTGTCAATGATGTCCTCGCGCTCAAAGAGGCCGATTGCGGAATCGCAATGGCGAGCGGCTCGGATGCAGCCAAGGCGGTATCCCAACTCGTGCTGCTAACATCTGATTTTAGTGTACTGCCTAAGGTGGTCATGGAAGGACGGAAAATCATCAATAACTTGGAGAAAGTATCTGT
Proteins encoded:
- a CDS encoding NAD(P)/FAD-dependent oxidoreductase, with the translated sequence MMYDCAIIGGGPAGLNAALVLGRARRRVALLDNNQPRNSVTHASHGFITRDNVAPAEFRRVAYEEVLRYPSVHHWQLDVTDVHAAGQGFDIVMSSGNQLQARKVIIATGLKEIFPAIEGFHDFYGKSIFNCPYCDAWEMRDQPLIAISEDAGIFHTAKLLYNWSEDLIVSTNGRTILSDEQQDLLMSRGIRVIQTPIAAFEGQHGQLERVSFTDGSWIERRGGFVSPTFVNKATFREQLGYEVTEQGGIRTDAAGRSSVAGLYAAGDAAYVRPSQVVIAAAAGSKVAMTVNYDLTEEDF
- a CDS encoding Rrf2 family transcriptional regulator; this encodes MKFSKATNYALHTMLLLISVAPGKPVGVSQLADRQGVSSTYLSKILTKLVKAGLIESASGANGGYRLKAKKEEISFLDVIHAIEGTASLFHCGLHDDTECEIQKVMVSAEGAMEQELRRRKLFEIARAITLSE
- the chrA gene encoding chromate efflux transporter, coding for MLGLTSFGGPIAHLGYFHDEYVRRRQWMDERSYADLVALCQLLPGPASSQVGMGIGLVRGGLLGGVVAWIGFTLPSVIMLMLFAFLIQGLDVGNAGWIHGLKLVAVAIVAQAVWSMGQKLTPDRSRATIAIIAMATALLWQTALSQIVIILAAGIMGILLYQRTEQSMITDVIIPIRRSVAIICLMLFFGLLIILPILRPIVNADGLSLFDSFYRSGSLVFGGGHVVLPMLEREVVPTGWITKADFLAGYGAAQAVPGPLFTFASYLGAMKSGVSGALLATVAIFLPAFLLIAGTLPFWNTIRKNRKMQGAFIGINAAVVGILLAALYHPLWTTAILTPVDFAFTSLLFLLLVFWKLPPWVVVVAGAVGGTIIGMLS
- a CDS encoding cation-translocating P-type ATPase — encoded protein: MRTGLTEEQVRLRIKQGQVNKQPQEPSRTIWEIIRTHLFTTFNFLNAVLAIAVLIAGSPKNALFVGVILFNTFIGLFQELRAKATLEKLSVLHVTQVQVCRSAQDRAIPAEELVMDDMMILKPGDRIAADAIVLSDGSLEVDESLLTGEADPIGKREGSQILAGSFVVAGTGYAKVSKVGAGTYAAKLANEAKRFKRINSELQGAVNKLFKFIMWLVVPIGAMLILTQLFFTHATWQEAVIAAVSGIVSMVPEGLVLLTSATFVMAIAKLAKHHTLVQELPATEVLARVDVLCLDKTGTITEGNLELVDVVLLDHDPAERVDAVLSGIVHALPSMNPTQDAIRERYNQASSLDVIDKVPFSSDRKWSGAAFESEGAWVLGAPEMILKDDYARIQKDVEREASQGRRVLVLAQVDHETFQNERIQGARVAALLLIADRIREEAPEALGYFAKEGVTIKVISGDNPVTVSAVASRAGVFGAERYIDARTLPEDPDQLASIAEAYTIFGRVTPHQKKLLVQALQSRGHTVAMTGDGVNDVLALKEADCGIAMASGSDAAKAVSQLVLLTSDFSVLPKVVMEGRKIINNLEKVSVLFLSKTVYSILLSIIFTCILMPYPMMPIHVTLIGGLMIGIPAFFLAMSSNHARVQPGFLRRVLRSAIPNAVILTSVTLAMFLYAHNSGVSTAEARTLAVLVLGGASVVVLTRIARPLNGYKIQLVIAMLMLFTAAFVTPLGKEIFMLTTDTLSHLIPAFSLVFLTWPMLSLSNRLVRRII